In the Ornithinimicrobium pratense genome, CGTCGGCGCTTCCGACCCCGCTCATCCACCGGTCTTCCACATCCTGTGGATAACTGGGGGGTAGCTCGTTGTCCCATGACCTGAGAGGGGTTGTCCGCCCATGACCCCGCTCCCGGTCGATCACCAGGCCATCTGGCAGCGGGTCGTGGCCGATCTGGAGAAGAACGGGCTGCAGCCCCGGGAACAGGCCTTCCTCCGGCTGACCAAGCTGCTCGGCCTGCTGGACAGCAACGCTCTCCTGGCGGTGCCCTACCCGCACACCAAGGAGATGCTGGAGACCACTCTGCGCCAGCCCATCGAGGACTCGCTGTCGCGTGAGCTGGGGCACGACATCCGGCTGGCGATCACCGTCGATGAGGATCTGCGCCAGGCCGTCGACGACGACGACGACCTCGCCCCCGAGCCGCCGGTCGGCACCCGCGGCCCAGGCCCAGGCCCAGGCCCGGGCGCCGCGGTGCCGCAGACTCCGGCCGGTCCGGCCGGTCCGGCCGTCACCGGGATCGCCGACGACGCCCGGCTGAACCCGAAGTACACCTTCGACACCTTTGTCTCCGGGCCCTCGAACCGGTTCGCGCACGCCGCCTCGCTGGCGGTGGCCGAGTCTCCCGCCCGTGCCTACAACCCGCTGTTCATCTACGGCGAGTCCGGTCTAGGCAAGACCCATCTGCTGCATGCCATCGGTCACTACGCCCGCAGCCTCTACCCGGGCGTCCGGGTGCGCTACGTGAACTCCGAGGAGTTCACCAACGACTTCATCAATAGCATCCGCGATGAGAAGGCCGGCGCCTTCCAGCGGCGCTACCGCAACGTGGACTTCCTGCTCATCGACGACATCCAGTTCCTGCAGGGCAAGGAGCAGACGGTCGAGGAGTTCTTCCATACCTTCAACACCCTGCACAACAGCGAGAAGCAGGTCGTGATCACTTCCGACCAGCCGCCCAAGCGCCTCTCCGGTTTTGCCGAGCGCCTGCGTAGCCGCTTCGAGTGGGGCCTGCTGACGGACGTCCAGCCGCCGGACCTTGAGACCAGGCTGGCGATCCTGCGCAAGAAGGCAGCCCAGGAGCGGATGCAGATGCCGGACGACGTCCTAGAGCTGATCGGCACCCGGATCACCACCAACATCCGGGAGCTGGAGGGAGCACTGATCCGGGTGATGGCCTTCGGGTCCCTGTCCGGGCAGCAGGTCACCAACGACCTCGCCCAGCACGTCCTCAAGGACATCGTGCCTGGCAGCGACCCCTCCCGGATCACCGTCATGACGATCATCGACGAGGTCTCGGACTACTTCCGGATCTCCAAGGACGAGCTGTGCGGCACCTCCAGGTCTCGCACATTGGTCAACGCCCGACAGATCGCGATGTATCTGTGCCGCGAGCTCACCGAGCTCTCGCTGCCCAAAATCGGCCAGGCGTTCGGGGGGCGTGACCACACCACGGTGATGCACGCCGAGCGAAAGATCCGTACCCAGATCGGCGAGCGGCGAGCGCTGTACGACCAGATTGCCGAGCTCACCGGCATCATCCGCAAGGCCTCCGCCCGCTGACCCGAGCCCTGACCGCCATCGATATGACCTCAGGGCCTGCGGTCAGGCCTGCACCGGGCCGGTGAGTCAGACCTGCCTCGGCACCAGACCCCAGCCCGCGGGGTCGCACCCTTGCCTCGGTTGTCCACAGGTTGTGGATGAGCTGTGCATTGTTGACTCCCGTTCATCTTCGTCACATTCGTCCCGTTGGGCGCTCCTCATGGGGCGCTTCAAGACGCCCGTGGGGTTGTGTACGGCGTTGTGGACAAGGTGCGCGTCAGCGCAGGTCAGCCTGGGGACGGACGGTGCACGACCAGGTCAGTCATGGGGACGGGCCGGCACCGTCCACACCGGCAGGGCGGTGGTCCACCAACGTGTCCAGAGGGCATACACATGCTGGCGGCCGGTGCCCCAGGCCCTGCGACCTGCACGGACAGCCCCTGCCGGGACCGGTTATCCACAGTGTCCACAGGCCCTATGACGACGACTAGTCCCTAGAACGAATCACATTTCATCCACGTCCCTGGGGCTGAGGGCGAGGGTGCCGGTGGCCAGTGAGCAGACAGGTAAGCAGACACGCCAGCAACCAGGTGAGCCGACGGACGGTCCACCGAAAGCACGAGGCCGTGGGACACCGTCGCGCAGGACGTGGCAGAGTTGGCATCCCACATCCATGTCCTGATCGCCGAAGGGCCACCGTCGTGAAGTTTCGTGTCGAGCGTGATGTCCTCTCCGAGGCCGTCGCCTGGGTCGTCCGCGGCCTGAGCAACCGTCCTCCCGTCCCCGTCCTGGCCGGTGTGCTGCTGACGGCCGACGAGGAGGGCACGCTGACCTTCTCCGCCTACGACTACGAGGTCTCCGCGACGGTGACCGTGGAGGCCGACGTCGAGGAGGGCGGCCAGGTCCTGGTCCTGGGCAAGCTGCTCGCCGACATCTCGCGCAACCTTCCGGCCCAGCCAGTGCAGGTGGCCACCGAAGGGGCAAAGGTGCAGCTCACCTGCGGGTCCAGCCGCTTCTCCCTCATCCAGATGCCGGTCTCGGACTACCCCCAGCTGCCGGCGCAGGCGCAGCCCAGCGGATCCATCCCCGGCGACGTCTTCACCCAGGCCGTGCACCAGGTCTCAATCGCCGCCGACCGCGGCGACACCCTGCCGATCCTCACCGGGGTCCGAGTCGAGGTCGACGGGGAGCGGGTGACCATGCTGGCCACCGACCGCTACCGGCTCGCGATGCGCGAGCTCACCTGGAACCCGGGCACCTCCGACGCCAACCACGTCAGCCTGATCCCGGCCCGGACACTGTCCGAGACCGCCAAGGCGCTGGGGGCCGCCGGCTCGGTCGACGTGGCCTTCGGCGACGCCTCGCGCAGCGACGGTCTGGTCGGTTTCGAGGCCGGCCAGCGGCGGACCACCACCCGGCTGCTGGACGGCGAGTACCCCAAGGTCACCTCGATCTTTCCCACCTCTGTGGACACGGTCGCGGTCGTGGACACCCAGGGCCTCATCGAGGCCGTCCGGCGCGTCGCCCTCGTCGCCGAGCGCAACACCCCCATCCGGTTGCGCTTCAACGAGGACCACGTCGCCATCGAGGCCGGGACCGGTGACGACGCCCAGGGCAGCGAGGCGGTCGAGGCCACCCTCACCGGGCCACCCGTCGAGATCGCCTTCAACCCCCAGTTCCTGCTGGACGGCCTCGGCGTGCTCGGCGCCCCGTACACCCGCCTGGCCTTCACCCAGCCTTCGCGGCCGGCCGTGATCTCCGGTCAGGGTGAGGTCGACGGGGAGTCCGACGAGTCCTACCGTTACGTCCTGATGCCAGTGCGCTTCGCCGGCTGAATCCCCCGGCCGCGGCGCCTGCCCGCCCCCACCGCATACCCCATCCCACCCCCGACGACGAGGAGCAAAGATGAGAATCGGCATGATCGGCCTGGGCAAGATGGGTGGCAACATGCGCGAGCGGCTGCGCCGCGCGGGCCACCACGTGGTCGGCTACGACCTCGACGAGGATCTGCGGGACGTCGGCAGCCTGGAAGAGCTGCTCGAGGCCATCGACAACGACGGCCTGCGGGTGGTCTGGGTGATGGTGCCGCACGGCAAGCCAACCCGGTCCACGGTCGAGGACCTGGCCGAGCTGCTGACCGAGGGCGACCTGGTGATCGAGGGCGGCAACTCTAAGTACACCGATGACCTCGAGTTGGACGCACTGCTGGCGCCCAAGGGCATCGGCTACCTGGACTGCGGGGTCTCCGGCGGCATCTGGGGGCTGGAGAACGGCTACGGGCTGATGGTCGGCGGCCGGGCCGAGGACGTGGACAAGGCGATGCCGATCTTCGACGCGCTGCGCCCCGAGGGGCCGCGCGAGGAAGGCTTCGTGCACGCCGGCGAAGTGGGCGCCGGGCACTACGCCAAGATGGTGCACAACGGCATCGAGTACGGCCTCATGCACGCCTACGCCGAGGGTTACGAGCTGCTCGCCGCCAAGGAGATCGTCAAGGACGTGCACGGCTGCTTCCAAGCCTGGAGCCGCGGCACCGTGGTGCGCTCCTGGCTGCTGGACCTGGCAGTCAAGGCCCTGGAGGAGATCCCCGACCTGGACGGGGTCAGCGAGTACACCACCGACTCGGGCGAAGGCCGCTGGACCCTCGAAGAGGGCATCGACATGGCGGTGCCGATGCCGGTGCTGGCCGCGGCGCTCTTCGCCCGGTTCGCCTCCCGCCAGGAGAACTCCCCGGCCATGCAGATGGTCGCGGCGCTGCGCGGCCAGTTCGGCGGGCACGCGGTCCAGATGCTTGACGGCCTGGACGCGGGTCAGGTGGAGGTCCACCAGGCGGCGGAGCCGAAGCGTGACGAGGATCGTGCGCGGGTGGACCAGGGTGGCACGTCCGCCGCGCAGGAGCAGGGCGCCGACGACGCCGGGCCCTCCTCCGGGAGCGGGTCGACCGGCGGATCTACCGGGCCGACCTCGGGCACCGGTGACGTTGACGACCGGGGCTAGCCCGGCGCGACGCCTGTGCACCTCTCCCACCTCTCCCTCGCCGACTTCCGCAGCTATCCCTCCGCCGAGGTCGACCTCGTCCCGGGGGTGACGGTGCTGCTCGGCCGCAACGGGCAGGGCAAGACCAACCTGGTGGAGGCCGCCGGGTATGTGGCCACCCTGGCCTCGCATCGCGTCGCCCAGGATGCTCCTCTGGTCCGGGCGGGGGCCGAGTCGGCGATCGTGCGCGCCACCGTCGTGCGGGAGGGCCGTGAGTCGTTGGTCGAGCTGGAGATCGTGCCGGGCCGGGCCAACAAGACCCGGCTAAACCGGGCGCCAGTAGCCCGCCAGCGGGAG is a window encoding:
- the gnd gene encoding phosphogluconate dehydrogenase (NAD(+)-dependent, decarboxylating) — translated: MRIGMIGLGKMGGNMRERLRRAGHHVVGYDLDEDLRDVGSLEELLEAIDNDGLRVVWVMVPHGKPTRSTVEDLAELLTEGDLVIEGGNSKYTDDLELDALLAPKGIGYLDCGVSGGIWGLENGYGLMVGGRAEDVDKAMPIFDALRPEGPREEGFVHAGEVGAGHYAKMVHNGIEYGLMHAYAEGYELLAAKEIVKDVHGCFQAWSRGTVVRSWLLDLAVKALEEIPDLDGVSEYTTDSGEGRWTLEEGIDMAVPMPVLAAALFARFASRQENSPAMQMVAALRGQFGGHAVQMLDGLDAGQVEVHQAAEPKRDEDRARVDQGGTSAAQEQGADDAGPSSGSGSTGGSTGPTSGTGDVDDRG
- the dnaN gene encoding DNA polymerase III subunit beta encodes the protein MKFRVERDVLSEAVAWVVRGLSNRPPVPVLAGVLLTADEEGTLTFSAYDYEVSATVTVEADVEEGGQVLVLGKLLADISRNLPAQPVQVATEGAKVQLTCGSSRFSLIQMPVSDYPQLPAQAQPSGSIPGDVFTQAVHQVSIAADRGDTLPILTGVRVEVDGERVTMLATDRYRLAMRELTWNPGTSDANHVSLIPARTLSETAKALGAAGSVDVAFGDASRSDGLVGFEAGQRRTTTRLLDGEYPKVTSIFPTSVDTVAVVDTQGLIEAVRRVALVAERNTPIRLRFNEDHVAIEAGTGDDAQGSEAVEATLTGPPVEIAFNPQFLLDGLGVLGAPYTRLAFTQPSRPAVISGQGEVDGESDESYRYVLMPVRFAG
- the dnaA gene encoding chromosomal replication initiator protein DnaA; protein product: MTPLPVDHQAIWQRVVADLEKNGLQPREQAFLRLTKLLGLLDSNALLAVPYPHTKEMLETTLRQPIEDSLSRELGHDIRLAITVDEDLRQAVDDDDDLAPEPPVGTRGPGPGPGPGAAVPQTPAGPAGPAVTGIADDARLNPKYTFDTFVSGPSNRFAHAASLAVAESPARAYNPLFIYGESGLGKTHLLHAIGHYARSLYPGVRVRYVNSEEFTNDFINSIRDEKAGAFQRRYRNVDFLLIDDIQFLQGKEQTVEEFFHTFNTLHNSEKQVVITSDQPPKRLSGFAERLRSRFEWGLLTDVQPPDLETRLAILRKKAAQERMQMPDDVLELIGTRITTNIRELEGALIRVMAFGSLSGQQVTNDLAQHVLKDIVPGSDPSRITVMTIIDEVSDYFRISKDELCGTSRSRTLVNARQIAMYLCRELTELSLPKIGQAFGGRDHTTVMHAERKIRTQIGERRALYDQIAELTGIIRKASAR